One bacterium BMS3Abin08 genomic window, AATGGATACAGGCCGCAGTTGTATTTCAGGACGACGGATGTAACGGGAGTGGTGGAGCTTCCCGAGGGGATAGAGATGGTAATGCCCGGAGACAACGTAAATATGAAGGTGGATCTGATAA contains:
- the tuf_2 gene encoding elongation factor Tu; amino-acid sequence: MYFRTTDVTGVVELPEGIEMVMPGDNVNMKVDLITEVAMEDGLRFAIREGGHTVGAGVVTKILE